Proteins found in one Bacillus subtilis subsp. subtilis str. 168 genomic segment:
- the hprT gene encoding hypoxanthine-guanine phosphoribosyltransferase (Evidence 1a: Function from experimental evidences in the studied strain; PubMedId: 3110131, 6408059, 24001521; Product type e: enzyme) yields the protein MMKHDIEKVLISEEEIQKKVKELGAELTSEYQDTFPLAIGVLKGALPFMADLIKHIDTYLEMDFMDVSSYGNSTVSSGEVKIIKDLDTSVEGRDILIIEDIIDSGLTLSYLVELFRYRKAKSIKIVTLLDKPSGRKADIKADFVGFEVPDAFVVGYGLDYAERYRNLPYIGVLKPAVYES from the coding sequence ATGATGAAACATGATATCGAGAAAGTACTGATCTCAGAGGAAGAGATACAAAAGAAAGTAAAAGAGTTAGGTGCAGAATTAACGAGCGAGTATCAAGATACATTTCCGTTGGCAATCGGTGTGTTAAAAGGAGCACTTCCTTTTATGGCGGATCTTATCAAGCATATTGATACATATTTGGAAATGGATTTCATGGATGTATCAAGCTACGGAAATTCTACGGTTTCTTCTGGAGAAGTAAAAATCATTAAAGATTTGGATACATCTGTAGAGGGCCGGGACATCTTAATTATTGAAGATATCATCGACAGTGGGTTAACCTTAAGTTATCTCGTAGAGCTCTTCCGATACCGTAAAGCAAAATCAATTAAGATTGTTACCCTTTTGGATAAACCGAGCGGAAGAAAAGCGGACATCAAAGCAGACTTTGTCGGTTTTGAAGTTCCTGACGCGTTTGTAGTGGGTTACGGACTTGATTATGCTGAGCGCTATCGCAATCTGCCTTATATCGGAGTGTTAAAACCGGCAGTTTATGAAAGCTGA